In the genome of Vanacampus margaritifer isolate UIUO_Vmar chromosome 1, RoL_Vmar_1.0, whole genome shotgun sequence, one region contains:
- the LOC144058863 gene encoding uncharacterized protein LOC144058863, translating into MCAATNVTCEKELCGAQEENERQRQLLDAVRKQPRVVLNRADVCEIYLCSERQESDFPGVKEEDNLEPLQVKEEEQPHPPNINKEEQLPLYIKEEEEFTELPRTDVHLKTKDECLYENNKGAETSSNSSRQLITTEDDEDHPGGSQADSRLALMSDAEDASHSSHTEDEQSDGDVTCNTGSKRWECSLCKKSFGSNFPLRRHMISHTGEKPFPCSVCGRRFSYKTSLKVHTRTHTGEKPFACSVCGQKFASEGNLSQHTRTHTGEMPFACSVCGQCFNRKELLKVHTRTHTGEKPFACSVCGQKFAQKGDLSQHTRTHTGEKPFACSVCGQCFTQKAHLKMHTRTHTGEKPFACSVCGQRFASKGNLSKHTRTHTGEKPFACSVCGQKFASKGNLSQHTRTHTGEKPFACSVCGQRFTDRGNLKIHTRTHTGEKPFACSVCGQCFSQKINLKGHTRTHTGEKPFACSVCGQKFAYKGHLSQHTRTHTGEKPFACPVCGQSFSDRRQLKRHTITHTGEKPFACSVCGKKFACKDNLSQHTRTHTGEKPFACSVCGHKFASKGNLSQHTRTHTGEKPFVCSVCGQCFTGRNNLKIHTRTHTGEKPFVCSVCGQCFTGRSNLKIHTRTHTGEKPFACSVCGQKFASKGNLSQHTRTHTAEKPFACSVCGQSFSRKSDLKMHTRIHTGEKPFACSVCGQKFASKGNLNQHTRTHTGEKPFACSVCGQTFSDRRKLKRHTITHTGEKPFPCSVCGKKFACKGNLSQHTRTHTGEKPFACSVCGQSFSDRRKLKRHTITHTGENPFACSVCSQIYSSNANAKRHRCAGENSCD; encoded by the exons ATGTGTGCTGCAACGAACGTGACGTGCGAAAAGGAGCTTTGTGGAGCACAGgaggagaacgagcgacaacgtCAGCTGCTGGACGCTGTGCGCAAGCAGCCTCgtgttgtgttgaacagagcag acgtcTGTGAAATATATCTTTGTTCTGAGCGGCAGGAGTCAGACTTCCCTGGCGTGAAAGAGGAGGACAACCTGGAGCCTCTCCaggttaaagaagaggagcagccacaccctcccaacataaataaagaggagcagctgccgctatacattaaagaggaggaggagttcaCAGAGTTACCCAGGACTGATGTCCATTTGAAGACTAAAGATGAATGTctatatgaaaacaacaaaggggCGGAGACTTCAAGCAACAGCTCAAGACAACTGATAACaacagaagatgatgaggaccaccctggaggatcacaagcagacagccGGTTAGCTCTAATGTCAGATGCTGAAGACGCGTCACACTCTTCTCACACTGAAGACGAGCAGTCTGACGGTGACGTGACATGTAACACTGGCAGCAAACGTTGGGAATGTTCTCTATGTAAAAAATCTTTTGGCAGCAACTTTCCTTTGAGAAGACATATGATTAGccacactggtgaaaaaccttttccctgctcagtttgtggccgacGTTTCTCTTACAAAACAAGcttaaaagtgcacacaagaacccacactggagagaagccttttgcttgctcggtttgtggtcaaaagtTTGCTAGTGAGGGAAACTTAAgccaacacacaagaacccacactggagagatgccttttgcctgctcggtttgtggtcaatgttttaatcGCAAAGAACTcttaaaagtgcacacaagaacccacactggagagaagccttttgcttgctcagtttgtggtcaaaagttTGCTCAAAAGGGAGACTTAAgccaacacacaagaacccacactggagagaagccttttgcttgctcggtttgtggtcaatgttttactcaaaaagcacacttaaaaatgcacacaagaacccacactggagagaagccttttgcttgctcagtttgtggtcaaaggtTTGCTAGTAAGGGAAACTTaagcaaacacacaagaacccacactggagagaagccttttgcttgctcagtttgtggtcaaaagttCGCTAGTAAGGGAAACTTAAGCCAACACACAAGAacgcacactggagagaagccttttgcttgctcggtttgtggtcaacgTTTTACTGATAGaggaaacttaaaaatacacacaagaacccacactggagagaagccttttgcttgctcggtttgtggtcaatgtttttctcaaaaaataaacttaaaagggcacacaagaacccacactggagagaagccttttgcttgttcagtttgtggtcaaaagttTGCTTACAAGGGACACTTAAgccaacacacaagaacccacactggagagaagccttttgcctgcccggtttgtggtcaaagttttTCTGACAGGCGACAATTAAAAAGGCACAcaataacccacactggagagaagccttttgcctgctcagtttgtggtaaaaagttTGCCTGCAAGGATAACTTAAgccaacacacaagaacccacactggagagaagcctttcgcctgctcagtttgtggtcacaagTTTGCTAGTAAGGGAAACTTAAgccaacacacaagaacccacactggagagaagccttttgtctgctccgtttgtggtcaatgttttactggaagaaataacttaaaaatacacacaagaacccacactggagagaagccttttgtctgctccgtttgtggtcaatgttttactggAAGAagtaacttaaaaatacacacaagaacccacactggagagaagccttttgcttgctcagtttgtggtcaaaagttTGCTAGTAAAGGAAACTTAAGCCAacacacaaggacacacacCGCAgaaaagccttttgcttgctcggtttgtggtcaaagttttTCTCGAAAAAGTgacttaaaaatgcacacaagaatccacactggagagaagccttttgcttgctcagtttgtggtcaaaagttTGCTAGTAAAGGAAACTTAAaccaacacacaagaacccacaccggagagaagccttttgcttgctcggtttgtggtcaaactttctCTGACAGGCGAAAATTAAAAAGGCACAcaataacccacactggagagaagccttttccctgctcagtttgtggtaaaaagttTGCCTGCAAGGGCAACTTAAgccaacacacaagaacccacactggagagaagccttttgcttgctcggtttgtggtcaaagtttcTCTGACAGGCGAAAATTAAAAAGGCACAcaataacccacactggagagaatcCTTTTGCCTGCTCCGTTTGTAGTCAAATATATTCAAGTAATGCCAACGCTAAGAGGCACaggtgtgctggtgagaatagctGTGATTAA